Proteins from one Gimesia maris genomic window:
- a CDS encoding M50 family metallopeptidase: protein MSRSNPLHWSFSIGTWFLTQVRVSIFLPVLLLVFWSHYSLGLGVTLFGILFISVFLHEMGHVVACRLTGGEADQIVLWPLGGLVPCSPERTFSARLLTVLGGPAVNLLLCGITVPAVIWSGHLSDSLNPIKLPTVDLSNQLGQAILLLVFNLNWLLLLVNLIPVLPLDGGKILQILLSRRFDETVVHRILLSVSFWIGGIGMVVGLSTHSAWVVFFSALLLMLNLIEFTSAQREDSYDDSIFGYDFSQGYTSLERSSSQLVEKQAGFFQKWREKRKLQKKMREREKNRDAEKQLDLLLHKVHEFGLESLTPKERQQLNQVSARYRKSDSET, encoded by the coding sequence ATGAGTCGTTCCAATCCATTACACTGGTCATTTTCAATCGGAACCTGGTTCCTGACCCAGGTACGGGTCAGTATCTTTCTACCAGTTTTACTGCTGGTCTTCTGGTCTCATTACTCTCTGGGACTGGGAGTGACCCTGTTTGGGATCCTGTTTATCAGTGTATTTCTGCATGAGATGGGGCATGTGGTCGCCTGCCGACTGACAGGAGGCGAAGCAGATCAGATTGTTCTCTGGCCTCTGGGGGGGCTGGTCCCCTGCAGCCCGGAAAGAACGTTTTCTGCGCGACTGTTGACCGTACTGGGAGGGCCAGCTGTCAATCTACTGCTCTGTGGAATTACTGTACCTGCTGTTATCTGGTCCGGGCATCTTTCAGATTCACTCAACCCGATCAAGCTGCCGACTGTTGATTTAAGTAATCAGTTGGGACAGGCGATCTTACTGCTGGTTTTCAATCTGAACTGGCTGCTATTGCTGGTAAACCTGATTCCTGTGCTACCTCTGGACGGAGGAAAAATCCTTCAGATACTTCTCTCCCGTCGATTTGATGAGACTGTCGTACATCGGATCCTGCTGAGCGTCAGTTTCTGGATTGGTGGCATTGGCATGGTTGTTGGTTTGAGTACTCACAGTGCATGGGTCGTTTTTTTCAGTGCTCTGTTATTGATGTTGAATTTAATCGAATTTACGTCGGCTCAAAGAGAGGATTCATATGACGATTCGATCTTTGGATATGACTTTTCCCAGGGGTATACCAGTCTGGAGCGTTCCAGTAGTCAATTGGTAGAAAAGCAGGCTGGATTTTTCCAGAAGTGGCGCGAAAAACGCAAATTACAGAAAAAAATGCGTGAACGTGAAAAGAATCGGGATGCCGAAAAACAGCTCGATTTGTTGCTGCATAAGGTTCACGAATTCGGTTTAGAGTCACTCACTCCCAAAGAACGTCAGCAGCTTAATCAGGTAAGTGCCCGATATCGTAAGAGCGACTCCGAGACCTGA
- a CDS encoding HD-GYP domain-containing protein → MVLGTIDSLKKLSNFSKRGGEWDHSLHQDAKNELALSRLKRISELTGLSMHCFDSNQQLLHNKSNAQSLAYFPADVLNEIETVEGLTLIENPNGITHFLIPLLRDAKQRFIAVGFVFSREKRKLTEMVLSAVKQEWSSEDLDFWLESQRVLDVKSLHALLSLAVLHLEEEQQLTQLNDEVDNLSECLDETFEEISLLHEVAQHLKISETPEQLGQLCLDRISTLIEAETNIIWFEAQDNTSQFLSDSQTDFDELKLARLVAQFDGFHWDKPLVINQVESSLLSLEFPDLHNLVLVPVSDGINSFGWILSCNLLKSEEYGTIQASLLNSVASFLGTHLRNIDLYAQQEELMLSFVKSFISTLDAKDPYTRGHSERVALIAQQLAKQLGYSGEFIQDIYLSGLLHDIGKIGVDDGILRKEGKLTDEEFSQIQKHPMIGYKILTGIKKLKNILPGIRNHHEQIDGRGYPDGLRGSDIPLMARIIAVADAYDAMGSDRPYRNGMPLERLENIFREGKGLQWDSDVIDAYFEIRDEITRLSQKYNAEAETLAEAGRNG, encoded by the coding sequence ATGGTTTTAGGCACAATTGACTCATTAAAGAAGTTGTCGAACTTCAGCAAACGTGGCGGTGAATGGGATCATTCTTTGCATCAGGACGCAAAGAATGAGCTTGCTCTCAGTCGTTTGAAGCGGATTTCAGAGCTGACAGGCCTGTCGATGCACTGCTTCGACAGTAATCAGCAGCTTCTCCACAACAAGTCGAATGCGCAATCCCTCGCCTATTTCCCTGCAGATGTTCTCAACGAGATTGAGACTGTGGAAGGGCTCACACTCATTGAAAACCCGAATGGGATTACTCATTTTCTGATCCCCCTGCTGCGAGATGCGAAACAGCGGTTTATCGCAGTTGGTTTTGTGTTTTCCAGAGAAAAGCGGAAGCTGACGGAGATGGTATTATCCGCAGTCAAGCAGGAGTGGAGTTCTGAAGATTTGGATTTCTGGCTGGAAAGCCAGCGGGTCCTGGATGTGAAATCGTTGCATGCCTTATTAAGCCTGGCTGTGCTACACCTTGAGGAAGAACAGCAGCTCACTCAGTTAAACGACGAGGTTGATAATTTATCGGAGTGTCTGGATGAGACATTTGAAGAAATCAGCCTGTTGCATGAGGTCGCTCAGCATTTAAAGATTTCAGAAACTCCGGAACAACTGGGCCAGCTTTGCCTGGATCGAATCAGCACTCTGATTGAAGCTGAGACAAATATAATCTGGTTTGAAGCCCAGGATAATACGTCGCAGTTCCTGTCTGACAGTCAGACTGACTTTGATGAACTGAAGCTGGCACGGCTCGTGGCTCAGTTTGATGGATTTCACTGGGATAAACCTCTGGTAATCAACCAGGTAGAGAGTTCTCTGCTGTCTCTTGAATTCCCAGACCTGCATAATCTGGTACTGGTGCCTGTCTCTGATGGCATCAATTCCTTTGGCTGGATTCTCAGCTGTAATTTACTCAAAAGTGAAGAGTATGGAACGATACAAGCCAGCCTGTTAAATTCAGTCGCATCATTTCTGGGGACGCATTTACGAAATATTGACCTCTACGCTCAACAGGAAGAACTGATGTTGAGCTTTGTGAAGTCATTTATCTCCACGCTGGATGCCAAAGATCCATACACACGTGGTCATAGTGAGCGGGTCGCGTTGATTGCACAGCAACTGGCAAAACAGCTGGGCTATTCAGGCGAGTTTATTCAGGACATTTATCTTTCGGGGCTGCTGCATGATATCGGGAAAATCGGCGTCGATGACGGTATTCTCCGTAAGGAAGGAAAACTGACTGACGAAGAGTTTTCGCAGATTCAAAAACATCCAATGATTGGTTATAAAATCCTGACGGGGATTAAAAAACTGAAGAATATCCTTCCAGGTATACGAAATCACCACGAACAGATTGATGGACGCGGCTACCCGGACGGATTACGGGGATCTGATATACCATTGATGGCTCGGATTATCGCGGTAGCAGATGCATACGATGCGATGGGAAGTGACCGTCCCTATCGAAACGGAATGCCACTGGAACGTCTGGAGAATATCTTCAGGGAAGGAAAAGGACTGCAATGGGATTCTGATGTTATTGATGCCTACTTTGAAATCCGGGATGAGATCACCCGCCTCTCTCAAAAATATAATGCAGAGGCAGAAACTCTGGCTGAGGCTGGCAGGAACGGTTAA
- a CDS encoding beta-ketoacyl-[acyl-carrier-protein] synthase family protein, producing MPSKISVKEQTSRRVVITGIGLITPYAVGREQSWQKLLSGHSATRLLQDLSNQLGRPVTGGVIPDSDLSSSSLTHAPFQNDPSINLTLKATSEAIRDAGLDRSRLFSESAGCVIGSSKGGIAGYAELAAASFGNSTANNSIPPEFWLQCLPDACSQAVAAEYGLQGASLTPVSACATGLSSVMRGADLIRDGICDTVIAGSTDASLVPAVLASFQRMGVLATDFPSPAQACKPYDSRRNGFVVGEGAGILILESLEHALERNATPYAEWLGGGLGADSTHLMQFDPAAESLARLIKDTLHRADVSVAELDYINLHGTGTQINDLYETRALQNALGELAQSIPCSSLKGGMGHLLGAAGSVELGFTLLAMRDNIVPPTLNLEHPDPQCNLNYTPRVAVPKPVNTALKLSFGFGGHLVAGILRCWQPSR from the coding sequence ATGCCATCAAAGATTTCGGTCAAAGAGCAAACTTCCCGCAGGGTTGTCATTACGGGGATTGGCCTGATTACTCCTTATGCTGTTGGACGCGAACAGTCCTGGCAAAAACTGCTCTCCGGTCATTCTGCGACCAGACTGCTGCAGGATCTGTCGAATCAGCTGGGACGCCCTGTCACAGGGGGGGTGATTCCCGACTCTGATCTCTCTTCATCATCGCTCACTCATGCTCCTTTCCAGAATGATCCTTCCATCAATCTGACTCTGAAAGCAACCAGCGAAGCGATCAGGGATGCAGGACTTGACCGAAGTCGACTTTTCAGTGAATCAGCGGGATGCGTCATCGGATCCAGCAAAGGGGGAATCGCTGGCTATGCCGAACTGGCTGCCGCCTCTTTCGGTAACTCGACAGCAAACAACTCAATCCCACCGGAATTCTGGCTCCAATGTCTGCCTGATGCATGCAGCCAGGCGGTTGCCGCCGAGTACGGACTACAGGGAGCATCGTTGACTCCGGTTTCAGCCTGCGCCACCGGTCTCTCCAGCGTCATGCGAGGCGCCGATTTAATTCGAGACGGCATTTGCGACACTGTGATCGCAGGCAGCACCGACGCTTCCCTGGTACCTGCTGTACTGGCTTCGTTTCAACGGATGGGGGTGCTGGCAACGGACTTCCCCTCACCAGCACAAGCCTGTAAACCGTACGACAGCCGGAGAAATGGATTTGTCGTAGGCGAGGGAGCAGGGATCTTAATCCTTGAATCCCTGGAGCATGCATTAGAAAGAAATGCAACCCCTTATGCAGAATGGCTGGGAGGAGGACTGGGCGCTGATTCGACGCATCTGATGCAGTTCGATCCCGCCGCAGAAAGCCTGGCTCGATTAATTAAAGATACATTGCATCGAGCAGATGTCTCGGTTGCAGAACTGGACTACATCAACCTGCACGGGACTGGTACACAGATCAACGACCTCTATGAAACCCGGGCACTGCAGAATGCACTTGGTGAGCTGGCACAATCGATTCCGTGTTCCAGCCTGAAGGGGGGCATGGGACACCTGCTGGGGGCAGCCGGCAGTGTCGAGCTCGGGTTCACATTACTGGCGATGCGGGATAACATCGTCCCCCCGACATTGAACCTGGAACATCCTGATCCACAATGCAATTTGAACTATACACCTCGAGTGGCGGTTCCGAAACCTGTCAACACCGCGCTGAAGCTCTCATTCGGATTTGGCGGTCATCTTGTCGCCGGGATACTGCGTTGCTGGCAACCCTCGCGCTAA
- a CDS encoding HYExAFE family protein, producing the protein MVIRRNHYDAAFEAYLRAQKIPYVAVDEKRRALAKDASIKSLDFIVYASQGPNLLIDVKGRTEISPNQNQSRRWENWATLEDIQGLQQWQELFGNDFVSGFVFAYQLPENSISNSLEKLFEFRGNLYAFYLVKIDEYRQKMKPRSESWQTVFLHQQDFQELRKPVDAIIQA; encoded by the coding sequence ATGGTAATTCGCAGAAACCATTATGATGCTGCGTTCGAGGCATACCTCCGCGCCCAAAAAATTCCTTACGTGGCAGTGGATGAGAAACGACGCGCGCTCGCAAAAGACGCTTCCATCAAGTCACTCGACTTTATCGTCTACGCCAGCCAGGGCCCTAATCTCCTGATTGATGTCAAAGGTCGCACTGAAATCTCGCCGAATCAGAATCAAAGCCGTCGCTGGGAAAACTGGGCCACTCTGGAAGATATACAAGGGCTACAGCAGTGGCAGGAATTGTTTGGAAATGACTTTGTCTCTGGCTTTGTTTTCGCTTATCAGCTCCCTGAAAACTCGATCTCCAACAGCCTGGAAAAGCTATTTGAATTTCGGGGAAACCTCTACGCGTTCTATCTGGTCAAAATCGATGAATATCGACAAAAAATGAAACCCCGCTCTGAAAGCTGGCAAACGGTCTTTCTACATCAGCAGGATTTCCAAGAACTGCGAAAACCCGTTGATGCCATCATACAAGCCTGA